The sequence below is a genomic window from Nicotiana tomentosiformis chromosome 6, ASM39032v3, whole genome shotgun sequence.
tattgttgaatttccacggcctctcctttcagcagctttattgtcctcttcgattctcaaccgaacaatgagatcttcaagggacatttcctttcgtttgtgtttcaaataatttttgaagtccttccacaatggaggcaacttctcaatcattgctgctacttggaatgcttcgttgattacaagaccttcagcaagtagatcatgaataatcacttgcaattcctggacttgagtaataacagacttgctatctatcattttgtagtccagaaattttgcggcaacgaatttcttcatcccggcatcttcagtcttatatttcttttcaagcgcattccacaattctttggatgtctccatgctactgtatacattatacagattatcatccagtccgctaagaatataattcttgcataaaaaatcagaatgcttccacgcttcaatcacgagaaagcgttcattatctggagttttatccggcagatcaggaacatcttccttgatgaacttctgtagacataacgtagttaagtagaagaacatcttctgctgccagcgcttggaatcaatcccgaaaaattttccgggtttttctgccggtgccaacgccggtgttcggcttgtcgatgcgttggaaGTTACCATCGgcacagcttggttttcgctttcagtcatcattttttttctgtaaaagaatgacacaaacaaacgtttaatacacgttttcaaactggagtaaaaatcacgtagattttaatatccaacaaaatgccacgaaggcttaactctccaaaacgggagtacgcaaaccacaaaggttttagtttgcagaataataagaataacacaaatacagaaataaatattaaattccttaagattgttattccccgccaatattgctgtatttgtaaatattaattctgcaaaatataagttaacgtagtgaaacaataataaattcgagcccactgaattcacagtatttccttaaggaatttaatcccctcctagtacccaaggtaatggattatttcctcccaggatagaacgaataacacactggtgtagcggtacttcaaaccccagtgtttcagcgaacacaaagttcggtagcaaatcacacttacagttgctttgtttgaagttaaaaacaatgcagaacgaaggagtatatactcagaaaatcgtatggaaatgctgagaggaaggagtgcaatgtatagccaatttgttgagcgaattgtatgttgtgtgttgagtgtctttcttcaacatctgctgcacatatatatagcagcaaaatgttgaagaagaccaaacgcccaccctccatggtggagcaagcattacatgtttgtggagcaagtacttcatgtttgtggagcaagcacattcatggtgggaagaccattatccggctgccaaataatcaatacacggattggaaaatatccgttataaatacgtataatcttacgttaatatttactattaacaaataaatttggtccaaaaaattaatcaatcaatcatttgaccaaaacCCGAAGCCGAACCCGaggccgagccgagcgagcgacgatgactacggcgcgaggcttgctttcttcttaactctttaagagttacaagaagagcaattatatatatacccaccaaaaatgtcttcctcttccaatatgggacaatgtctcattgttaagagggaaaaacttaaaattttactcaaaattttattttccctccatttcccaatcaccctcattttaagaatattcatCTTAAAATAATTAAGAATATTCATCTTAAAAAAAACCTCAACACATACCCGctcaaaataagaaaatatacaCATTTTGGCCGATAGGAAAAAGAGAAGACATACCCGTTCAAAGACAAGTTTACAACTTCTGCCCAGGTGGAGTTGTACTAATTAAAATTTAGGGTCCCAACTCCCATGGCTTCTCTGCAATAGTTTATAATTTCAGACTTGTAGCTTCTCTATACAAATTTTATGAAACATGCTTTACTTTATGATATTTGGTGATGTTTTAAATGTGTTACATAAAGTAGAAACATTAATATTGACTATGGTATTTTTTCTTCTTGCAAGTCTTATAGCCTTGTTTGGAaagtttttttttattaaaagtatttttttctaaaGTTAAAGATATTCGATCAAGTTTTAGaagggaaaaaataatttttgagaagcagaaaaaaatagtttttttttaaatGCACTTTTACGAAAATTACTTTTGAGAATAATacacttaaaaatactttttaaaagtttgccaAATACTAATTAGTGTTCAAAAGTGCATTACatattaattagtcaaacacaaaatatttttttcattaaaagtacttttaaaaaaaatacttttgagaaatgtacttttcaaaataaattgattgtagaagcttggccaaagaAGTTACACCGTTAACATTCGAATAAAGAAGAAATTTAAACTTGTGACAGTAATTCTGACTTTTTAACAATTAAATGTAATGTTTAAAGCATGTTCTTTTTTCACTTAATAGAGTACAGGTTTTTAGATAAGGTCATGTATTTTAAGTCTACACTTATCTACAACCTAAGTTTGGTACATGACATCGGATGATTTTGCTCATGTGTTATGTTAAATTTATAATGTTACTCAAAACGTGAGGGTAATATAGTTCTAAAGATAATCTAAGTATAATATATTTCGTATGTAAAAGTATCAAAATCCCACATCTTGGTTAATTTTCAATATTAAATATACTTTTCATTGATACATTGAAAATTACTATAGAGTTTTATGCCAAAAACAATACTGCATCTTTATTTTGTCTGTATAATCTTTGGATAATTTTTGACATAAATGAATGCCTAGAGGTAGCTAAAGGTTAGAGTTTTTCCCAATTGGTTTCTAGTGTTCGATGTTAttaagtattttgtatattatcaCTTATTCAAGATCGAGTGCAAAACACATGGTAGTTAATTATGATAAAAAAACTAATAAGTGTAGTTAAATAAAGTGACACGTGTCATTTATTTATATTGATCGTAATAAGTTTTAACCAAAAAAGTGGCATATGAGAATGTTAACATAGAGGGTATTTGGCTaggcttataagctggtcaaactgaCTTATAATTTGGTAAGCACTCAAAGTGTTTATAagccaagtgcttataagctaaaatcaacCATAAGTTATAAGctggtcacccccaacttatgaCTTTTCAGCTTATAaacacttttagtttgaccaacatttatactagtttatccttaataatattttctaattcacaaaatacttgTCTCAAAATAAATTTCTTGTctttctcttcattccatattcgttattaattatttttgtttacaaagaaatttttaatttataatcttttgaaaaaaatcaagggtattttagtcattttaacaaaagaatagcttatcagcactttttaatcaaacacatcaactgcttattatcagtttcaaCACTTCTATCCACacacgtaaatgcttattttaaaaatcaatttCAGCACATAAAAAAACTTTTTAACACTACAAGCTTATCAGTTATttacaatcagctaatccaaacgggctcataTTCCCTatgtttaattttattatatgTCACTTTTAACCCAAAAAAGTTGTATAGACCACAAAGGGTAAACTAATTTTAGTACGCCTCAAAAGTCAATCTTTTCTTTTACATTTAATGCCCGGTTAACCATGTGTATATAAAATGTAGCAGGGAGGAAAATGGAACAAACAAAGCAATAAAACTATAAGCTACGTCGTTTCATAGACCTTACATTCCCACTCTAAGCCCTTGTCCGGTTGAAGCCTACATCCCGAGCTAATTTCATTATCTTTCTCTCTTCGATCTCAGAACAAACAAAGCCATGGCTACTTCGTTGACAATGGCGGCTCGTCGAGTGGCGGCCTTCACTCGCTTCCCCTCCTCAGCCACTCCTTCTCTCGTTCAGCGCCGTGGCCTTGCCGGCGCAGCTGGTAATGatgttctcttattctctctttcTTAATTTTTTTGATCGATTTAATCAGATGCGTAACATTTCTGGACCGATTCATTTCCATTAATTGTTGATCCATGAATATACAATCATTTGATTTATTCTTATAGCTCtatttgttttttaatttattgATGGTATTGAAATGTGAATAATTCTAACAGATCATCACGGGCCTCCTAAGGTCAATTGCTGGTCAGAGCCGAAGAATCCTGCCCAATGGAAGGAAGAACATGTTAGTTCTCTTACTATAAAATCCACGATAGGAATGAAGCTTTGTTTCTTAGAGTACATTTCTGTGAAAGTttaattgttttttctttttccatATTTTTGATAAATGTAATAGAATAATTTTCTTTGGTAAAAACTTATGTGCACACTCTCTTTACACCAAATCAAGCAATTTAACCTCAGCAACTAAGcattaaagagaaaatacataTCACTTAACAATGATTAAGTCATAAATGTGTGTATAAAAGACACATGTTTGTCATTTATTGGCTTGACGTAACCACTATATGCGGGTGAGTTTTTACCATTTTCTTGCATTGATTGCTCAAAACAAATAAATTTTTGGCTTCAATGAATTAAAGCTTGTGCTTGTTTGGCAATTGCAACTCGGAATATGACGGATTCAAACTTATTATCCAAAAAAGTTATTATATGATGACACATATTCTGTAAAAAATGCTAAACAATAATATATGTTCAGTTCTTCTTGTAATAATCCTACAAAATGAAACTTATAATGTGAAAGAGTTTAAATTCTATGCACTAACggtgtaaaaaatatttacaaaattaTTTATATAATCAGATCACTCAAAGGCTATTTAATAACACTGATTGGTAATCTAATATAAATGGTAAGTTCTAATAATAGATTAAATTACACTAATGGTGTGAAGAATGCATTACTCTTTCAGTATATAACTTATACTCTATTTAATTTGAAGAGTAGAGAGTATCAGTGGAAGTGTATATAATATAGTGGGATTTCTAAAATAACAAAGTGTTACATGAAACGGGACGGAGTACTAAAGACAACGAAACTGGAATTTTAACTGTGGAAAGACTAGGTATGGTAGTATATGTAAATAT
It includes:
- the LOC104102968 gene encoding uncharacterized protein: MATSLTMAARRVAAFTRFPSSATPSLVQRRGLAGAADHHGPPKVNCWSEPKNPAQWKEEHFVIVSLSGWGLLFYSGYKLFTGGKKNKEENLVQASQ